The nucleotide sequence TTCTACAATGCCAAGTAATTAATCGAACCATAATCATTCCCCATAATACAGTGGGTATTAACCATTGATGGCGATGTCTTGGTTGGATAACGATGGATAACCACCACGATGTGAAAAAGCAACCTAAAAATACTTGGAATGCGATTTTGTACCAAgggaatttcaatttaaatttctGCCAATTTGTTAAGTGTGTTTTCTGTTTTGATGTGCTTGCTTCAAGTTGGTTATTTTCGTAGTCACTtaattcttttgataattcaTCAGTGGTTGTATTTTCTTCAGTAAGGAATTTTTCCGCCTTATCATTCTTCTCTAAATCGAATGAAGATTGAGtatttgatattcttgTTGGATCATTTGAAGGTACTTCAACTATTGAATGAGTTGGGTGGATGGCTGAATTATCATATGGATTGGACATTGTCGACTACTGTTGTGATATATATTTGACTACAAAAATAGTAGTCGTTCTGGGGCTTTTGCTTTATATAATTAACTGTCtattttgataataaaaGTTAATGGACTGATTGTAAATATGATTTATAGTTGTGACTTAACAAGTAATATGACATGAATGTTAATCAACTAAATACTTTATGAGTTcagagagaaagagaggAGTAAAATGTAAGAAAGATAAAAAAAGGATtgtaaaaaattttctttattaAAGATAAGAGGAGTTTATTTCTTTGTATCGTTTTGGTTTGTTGCCCTTAGCGTGATCTCTCAAGCCATCTTctttcattgtttgaaaacTGTAATACGGCGTATTGTAAAGTATGAAATTTAGAAATTTGATGCCATATTTGGAGGTACAAAAGTTAATCCGAGAACataaaaatgaaaaaaaaaaagaaatttaaaaagtAAAGTTCAAGCGCCGAAAAGTAAAATTCTCTTACGACATTATAAAGCATTCAGCGGATGTTTATTTGGTTTCACTTTCGGCCTGTATTATAAGTAAACGAATGCCGTTTCAAACTTGTATACATGATACACTTCTCTTCAAATAAAAGGAAAAGGGCTTCCTCTTGGATAATCATATTTTCCGTTTCCGTTACTCTCTATTccatatatatatatatatatttttttgcatGCAACAAGAACGGGACCGCCTGTCTTCCGTCAAGAGTTTTACTCTGTTAGTGAATTTTTCTTGGAACTTATGTAATAGAATTTTAACTGTATCCTGTCTTAAGATTTTATTACACACTGACGTAAATATTTAGATAATAGGGGGGAGCTAATTTTGTTATGATATACGGCACAAATTCTCTAAAAGCTTTTGATACTTCTTTTGTGGTCCCCTCAtctcaaaatttttcatcttttgtGGGGCGGGAAAGAGAAACTCTGGTTTTTGCGGCGCTTACACTGACGTCGCGTGATCTTTTTTTATACTATACTTTTTAGTTTCCCTTTATGGTCGAAAGAGAGATACTTCCTCTTTATGCAACACCAGTCGGAAAGGGCAAGCTAAAGGGATTAGAACATCACTCATCACTTGTATCTgtataaaattttgtgaCTGTACTCAAATAATCATCTCTCGGTGAAACCCTCAATAGTTCGTTATCTATAAACACCATATCTTGTCTTGGTATTTTTACTTGGCATAGAGTTTTTAACCTCTTTTGATCTGAAGGGCacttttgactttttcaaaaggaAAGTTTTGACATATTTTCTTGCATATACagtttgtgtaatatttgaaaagagaaactAATAGAGAAACCAGAGCACGAACAGAGATAAGCACACAACAATATAATCCACAAATAGCAAGAAGGTGCTAGGCCCGCAAAGCTTATCAGGTGAGTCTTGTCCtacaatcaaaaaatattgattgCGCTAATGTGATATGCAAAGGAAACAATAACAGTTGTAGTCTAGCATTGTTTGAGTGTAAAATTTGTGGCAATTTAATTTAAGATTCTTGAATGTTACATCCCGATTGCAAATCGGACCATCTTACATAGAAGGTTGAATGCATCGATTCGGTGAATGAATTTTTAGTTCATTATTTAAATGTATAAGTATATAGAAACTCCTCTCGAATTCAGTCTTAATGAAGCCATAAACCACAAAACCCATCTCCTCACCAACCCGCTCATTTTCCGTCATCGCTACTTTCACTTCGATACTTGTCCTTAATTTCAACCATATGCTTAGGATCTATTACATTTCCAATGCCCATCAATGCCTTTGATAACGCCTCTGTAGTTCCAATCATTGGTCTAATCAAAATCACCGGCGAGTTCTTCAAAACAGTCACTATCGAATCCTGTACTGTCTCTTGTTTATCCaattccttcttcaatctAGTCAATTGTTTACCTGTCAACTTGAAATTCTTACCAAGTGACCTATAAGCTGACAAGAGACCCTGTTGAAATGTTTCAGGTTGGTTTGAATATAAGCTAAccattttttgttttagttcatcttcatcgaCTTCATCAAAGGCGTAAACGTCATACCTCTCGTCATCGTCTTCTTCGATACTTTCACCCCCAGTGGCCAAATTcatatttttttcatttccatcttcatcactttcaTTGAGGGTTGATAGATTCCTTGTATTcgcttcttcatcttcaggTAGCAAAAAGATAGACTTGTTTAAAAATTCCCTATCAATTCCAAACGTGtcatcttcctcatcatcaaattcataatttgaatatagCTTCTTTTGTCCATTGAATCGAAAATCATCTCCATACTTTTCTGCTGCTTGTTTGCTCAAAATTTGCGAGCTCAAAAGAACATTACCACTGCCTCCGCCATTATTCCTACTCTTTGCTTCACCTAAATCCATCGAAGTATCCAATCCCTCATCTGATCCACGGCGTGTTGTGCGATTGGCTCTTGATGAAGACCCTTCGCCACCCAACATTTCTTCACCTTGCTCCAACAATACTTGAGTACCAGAGGCTAGCTTGACACCCATGTTAACCAACTCATACCCCGTAGTCTTGGCAAACGAGCTTGTTCCCTTTTGAAGACTTCTCCAGAAGCGACCATCTTTTTGATACTCCTTTCTTGACACAACATACAAATCTTTAAATCCACCACCAATGTTTACCACTGATctcaatgatgaaacaCCAGAAACAATACCTAAGACTTGTGTCAGTTGGAATACTGGAGCCCATGCTTTTCCCAAGCCACGCATCAACTCTGGTACACCCAGCATCCCAAAGAGGTGAGCCCTTGGTAATGTGATCTTTGACCCatccaaaatgaaaaaattggcaaattcaGCAGTCCTACCTGACCGCAACCCTATAAAATCCACCTTCTTTGGCTTATAATCAACCTTTAACTTAATAGGACTAATCTCAAACTTTTGGATATATAATATCTCATCTGGTGGCAACTCAAATCTTGAATCTctgaaatcaaagaaacGGGTCATAAAGTCCAAAGTGTCTTGATCAACGTGAAACCTTAATGGCAAAACAGACACCTTCATGATTGCTTCAGCTGCAACTAAATTGGGTTTGGGTCTCACATTGAGTATACTAACCTTTGCCATACTAGTTCCAACTTCCCTTTCTCCAAGAATGTTCATGTAAGATAGAAATTTGTTCCAAGTGGATGATGGAACATTGTCATATACATCAACAGTTCCAACCCCTAACtcaaccaaattcaaaagctCAACTTTCATATCTGGATCAGTCTTATCGCGTCTTGGGTCTCTAGTGGAGTACACCACAACACCAATATCAATGCTTTTCAAATCAGCCACCACTTTGTGATAAGCAGATCTTCTCAATTTAAgatttttgtaatttttaCCCCTTTTTATATTAGCATCAACCTTGTCTTTATGGTCGTCAagttcttcttcatcgttTTGCAACCCGAAATTAATGCTTTTAGTTAGATCGTTTCCTTTGGCAGCTTTTGGTGCACTAACATATATTGATTGGTACAATGTTTCCTGGATCACCAGTGAGGACTCTTGTTCTGTTGTCGTATTTGTAGTCGGTGCGCCTTCGGCACCAATATGATGGGTGCCTTCATCAGAGCCTCTCTCCCGCTTCTTCTGCTCTGACTCAATCTTCTTGACGGCACCCCGTATTGACTTTCTCGTATCCTTCCAATCATAGCCATCATATAAATAAACCTCTACTCTCGATAAGTTAATGTTGACCTTTAGCGGGTCTATTCCCTCAATATCGGATTTGTAGTTTGATACATAGTCAAAGTGTTCATCTTGGAACTCCAAGCCTGAACTCGATTCTGAGCTGGCTTCCACAGATACCGGTTCTTCGTCTAAGTCCATTTCAGCAAACGACTCTGTTatatttttaaaaatatTGCTGTCAACGCCATTTAAAATATTCACATCCTCGTTAACGCTCACCTTCATTTTATCCTTGTCATCAAAGTCATAAGGTAGCTTCAAATCACTAATCATTTGTATGAAGGTGTTGGCAGAATCCGCACACAAATCCAATTGTATCTCATCtgtgttgattttgaagtcAATAATAGATAAACAATCCCTAATTTCTAACTCGTGATTCCTCCTtctaatttcttcaatattggtgttgaaagTTAGTCCTATGTGAGCTAGATTAATCGATCCTACTTGAATATATCCTCGATTAATCAAAACGTCAGCTGCAACTGCTTGGTCACTTGTTTGATCAATCTTGGACTCCTTGGTTAATGACACGTTTTTcatatcatcaatcaaaagaatagCAATGTCTCGAAGAGAGCTTTTAATGTGAAACTGATGGGCTCCAATTACAAAGTCAACATTACCCTTGGAGACCGTCAAATAGCCTTTACATTCTAACCGACCTGGTGTGAGTCCAATCAAGCAATTGTACATGGTAAGCCTAACATCGAATCGATGAGAAGAAGGCTGCCTCTTTGGTGGTGTCGtgtcaatcaattcttcctcCACGTGCTCAATTATCGATTCGTCCTTACCAAACAACGAGAGCCAGTGGGTGTAGTACTCCAACAAAAAGTCCCGCGCACTGATTTCCAAAGTGGAAGCTCTTTCCATCGACTTGTATTTGAACGTGATTAATGGTACCACGATTGAACTTGCCTCCAAGCCCTGGAATTGATAAAGAACATCCTCCTTCAAGTCTTTTTTCATGCGTACAATATTCAAAGCAAGTACAGAGCCTAGCACatcattcttcaatttgaaaagctTAATATCAATTACATCCATTTTTAGGCTTCCAAATTTGGGTAAAATGTCATCCACCTTAATTGAAACCCTTTCAACGTGGATACAATAATTAGCTTGGTTTATGCGATGCGAGCTGGGCATTAATACGGGACTCCTGTTGAGACCAATTCCCGTTCTCCTATTCTTACTCAAATTACTGCTGGATGACAACAAATAGCTCGATTTGTCAATCTTCAAATGTTTGACGGATTTGGATGGCGTAGCTATCTCAATGTCTGTCAACTTCTCCAGCAAAGAGCCTCCTAGGATCTGTAATTCCTTCACCAAAAGCTTCAATTGACCCAAAGTCGAAACATATTCAATGTTCAGAATTGACACCATCAATGATGTATTCAAAGTGGAAGCTCGGGGTAAATAATTTGCTCTATTGGAATTTGCATTATTTGGTTGAATGAATGCTTTGAACTCTCTTGATTTCGGATACACATTTACTCCTGTAATGCTGAATAATGTCCCAATTGGCTGGTTATCGACAATTCCATGACCAGTTATGGATGCAATGTTCAACCCGTCTCTCATCGAGTCATAAGAAATTGGAAGGACTCTAATttgaagtttcaaattgtttctcGTAGTTATTAACATATTGATTGAAGCTGTTTGTATTATTAGGTGCTCTTGTTTCACCTCTTCTGAGTTGGGGGTGGATCCAGTTGCATTTCGAAGCTTCTGTATACTATTCAAAACACCCTTGAACTTGCTATAACAAGCAGATATGGACATGATATCATTTGCGATTTTGAGCAATGACCCCAAACTTTCCTCATCTAAGTTGAGATATGCGGCCTTGGCAAGTAAAAGTGTAGTTTCAATATTTGctttatcatcttcattttgaaacacTTCAAAACGAAAATCTGCCTTTGTAGATTCACTATTGTGCGACGTTTCTGACAGAACACTCAGTGGAGAAACAGACCTTTGATATCCAGGGTCGCGTAGATTTTCGAAAtagaaaattttgaattcattgCCTTCCAAGAAACGTATTATCTCGACGGTCTCAATACTACCAAACAATCGTAattcatttttttgttttgcagTGATATTTTCTAGATTGATTATGGGTCCGCCCAGCTTTGCAAAAGACCCATCCATTTTAATTGCTGCGCTCAATGTTATTTGTAAGCTCGATATCGTGACACTATTGAACAAAGGTTCATTCTCCAATACATCTTCAGGGGATTCACTATCCacgtcatcatcatcattgggATACTGCGGGAACCTCTCACTACTCCTTTGCCCTTTTGATGAAGACTTTCtcttcatttgataaagcTTGACTTTCAACGTTTTAGTTATGCCTTCGAATATGGATATTAGTGTCGCTGTCGTTGGAACTGACGCAAGTTTCACCTTATCAATCTTCACTTCCAAGTTGGATATTGCTTTTAGtccatcaaattcaatttcacaCAGATTCATATGGAATAGAATTGGTGGTTCTTTTGTCGCTTCatccttttgtttgttatcGAGTGGTCCTTcagttggaattgatttcCCAAAGGATTGCGATGTTGCGCTCATGTATATCGAGCTTGCCTCCTCGTGGGTGAAAACCATACTGTTCATTAATGCCTCCTCTCCATAGTCGGATGAattatcattttcttcatcttcaggTTTGTCGGTTGTTTCAGTGCCAGCCGCTTCAAACTCGTTTTCCCCTGATGGAACTGATGGTCGTAAAGTTTTTATAGTGACACCATTCACCTTGATATTCCGCGTACCATTGACTGTGACTATTTTGACTTCTTCCACTTCGACTAGCAAATCAGTCAGCTCGGTTATTAACTTGATGTTTAGATTCGAAATACTAATTTGAAGTCTCAGTAGTGCCATCTCCATTGCCCTTTGCATAACGTTCCCTAAAGTggaattgtttgatatagTTGAGCTTCGCCTTCTTGAAGTCGGAACAATTGGAGTAGAGTCCTCTGAGTCAGTATCGCTATCAACAGCAGACTCACTCTTTTCCATCTCATAGTTATCAGTTTCCAACATGATAGTATTAGCCAAGTCTGCAGTAGTTTGGGCCAAGAGAAACTGAGAGTGGCTTGCGGTATTGTCGTCATCATAATCAGgagaaacaacaatatcgacttcttttgcatcaattttgactCCACTGATCCCGGAAATAGTTGTTAGCTCTATAAATCCCACTTTTCCATGTCGAAGATTGAATCCCGGGAGTTTGCCCGCCTTTTCAGGATCAATACTTATATCTTTTAATGTTATGTTATTCAAGGATACTTCCTCAAGGTTTGGCAAGTCTACTTCTGAAAATAAAGACAACTGGTTGAGTACGTATAGTAGTAGTCtcttttgtatattttgCGGTATCCATTGGGGACTCATTTATGGACCAAGTAGTATGTGTTGTGATGAAATGTGATCGTTTTACTTTTGGTTTATGTTGCTTTCATGTGCTGCCCGAAAGCTGAAATACCAGTATGTTCGATGCAATGCTGCTTATACTTtaaatttggataaatGAAGtatttcttgttgttgataatgaaaagaGTATAAGTTGTAGTAACCACAATTTAGGATATTTTATTATGTCACCCTTTGGAAGATAGTGAGAATGACAAAAGtaacacaaaattgaaagcGCACTGATAATGAATCTACAACAAATATAGACTTCAAAGTAAGATAATATATACGTCAGAGCCATTTTCAAACGGGCATCCCGAAGGGTGTTGGAGTCCAATCATCGTGTGGTTCCATTAGATACACTTTTTTCTCGCTACTATTTGCATTTTTGGATCTTTTTCTATTAGTGTTCTGTTTCTCATCTTGCAATTGTCTCTTTTCCACGCTTTCAGCTAATATCTCATCCAATGAAGGAGGTAGGTCAAAAGACTTTTTGTTAGCTCTTTTTACCGCCTCATCATAGTTGTCGTTTATctccttcaacaaattagGGTCTACATTCTCCCTAGTTGATTCCTTCATTACCTGCAACAATTTTACTAGCAACGAATCATCATGTTTGCAGAACGAAGATACTCTATCAAATACAGACTTGAGAAGCTCTTTCTGGTTGGAAATTTGAATCTGTGTGAAGTTTTCTTCCGAGAATGGCAGTGATAGCATCTTTTTGATTATGTATGGTAACCATTCAACTAACTGTGCTACTTCTGTTTCCAGAAAGGTGATTGCAAAGCCTAATTTTTTGTACACTCGACGGTTTACCTCGCCTAACTCTTTCCCATCAAGTAGTTTCAgtattttgataaataGCAGAACAATCAAGCGAACACCAAGTTCATCAACTAATGGTATGTATAGCTTTTTAAGTAACGGATTATGTTTAATACCTTTGGCCTCAAGCTTTTGGTGTGGATATATTAAATAATATCTTCTGATGAGCAAATCGGCTAGTAATTCAGGATCACTATTGCAAAATTCAGCCAATTCACCAACACActttctcaatttgaaagtgtCCTGGTCATTGCAGTCATTAGTAAACAATGGCATCTCCAAATTGTCTTTTCGTAGCTTCTTGAATGTTTTGAGATCTTCATAAACCATGAAGCCACTTATTTGctcttcaaattgtatAAATCTGAAATTGACAACTTCCGCATATGCGTCTGCTTCAGCATTTACCAAAGGCTCAGATTCACCATCCCCCTCTACGTGACACCAATAATTATCATACAACCACGTCAACGCATCCTTAGTTGCAATTCTTAGTATATCCAAACTTGGCAAGTTCTCATGTGTCCCCATATGtctcaattcaacaaaaaaagtgGGTAGGTTTAACTGCTTGGCTAGTAATTGCATTGGAATTGCGTAATTCGACTGCTGAAAGGGGTCTAACAATCCATTAACAAATCTGATCAATGCCATTGTATAAGCAAGTTGAGCCACGTTGGAGTCCATATCTAgatcatcgtcatcatctCGTAATAGCACAGACGTTAGTATAGAAGTTGCTTCAATCCCATGAGGTAATCTACCTCTTGTTAGAAGtattttgactttttctATAGCACGTTTGCGGTTGTCTTGGGCATCATCAAAGTCATAAAAccattttttcaactcaaGAAGATCTTCATTTGACCTGTA is from Candida orthopsilosis Co 90-125, chromosome 1 draft sequence and encodes:
- a CDS encoding Spo72 protein, coding for MSPQWIPQNIQKRLLLYVLNQLSLFSEVDLPNLEEVSLNNITLKDISIDPEKAGKLPGFNLRHGKVGFIELTTISGISGVKIDAKEVDIVVSPDYDDDNTASHSQFLLAQTTADLANTIMLETDNYEMEKSESAVDSDTDSEDSTPIVPTSRRRSSTISNNSTLGNVMQRAMEMALSRLQISISNLNIKLITESTDLLVEVEEVKIVTVNGTRNIKVNGVTIKTLRPSVPSGENEFEAAGTETTDKPEDEENDNSSDYGEEALMNSMVFTHEEASSIYMSATSQSFGKSIPTEGPLDNKQKDEATKEPPILFHMNSCEIEFDGLKAISNLEVKIDKVKLASVPTTATLISIFEGITKTLKVKLYQMKRKSSSKGQRSSERFPQYPNDDDDVDSESPEDVLENEPLFNSVTISSLQITLSAAIKMDGSFAKSGGPIINLENITAKQKNELRLFGSIETVEIIRFLEGNEFKIFYFENLRDPGYQRSVSPSSVSSETSHNSESTKADFRFEVFQNEDDKANIETTLLLAKAAYLNLDEESLGSLLKIANDIMSISACYSKFKGVLNSIQKLRNATGSTPNSEEVKQEHLIIQTASINMLITTRNNLKLQIRVLPISYDSMRDGLNIASITGHGIVDNQPIGTLFSITGVNVYPKSREFKAFIQPNNANSNRANYLPRASTLNTSLMVSISNIEYVSTLGQLKLLVKELQILGGSLSEKLTDIEIATPSKSVKHLKIDKSSYLLSSSSNLSKNRRTGIGLNRSPVLMPSSHRINQANYCIHVERVSIKVDDILPKFGSLKMDVIDIKLFKLKNDVLGSVLALNIVRMKKDLKEDVLYQFQGLEASSIVVPLITFKYKSMERASTLEISARDFLLEYYTHWLSLFGKDESIIEHVEEELIDTTPPKRQPSSHRFDVRLTMYNCLIGLTPGRLECKGYLTVSKGNVDFVIGAHQFHIKSSLRDIAILLIDDMKNVSLTKESKIDQTSDQAVAADVLINRGYIQVGSINLAHIGLTFNTNIEEIRRRNHELEIRDCLSIIDFKINTDEIQLDLCADSANTFIQMISDLKLPYDFDDKDKMKVSVNEDVNILNGVDSNIFKNITESFAEMDLDEEPVSVEASSESSSGLEFQDEHFDYVSNYKSDIEGIDPLKVNINLSRVEVYLYDGYDWKDTRKSIRGAVKKIESEQKKRERGSDEGTHHIGAEGAPTTNTTTEQESSSVIQETLYQSIYVSAPKAAKGNDLTKSINFGLQNDEEELDDHKDKVDANIKRGKNYKNLKLRRSAYHKVVADLKSIDIGVVVYSTRDPRRDKTDPDMKVELLNLVELGVGTVDVYDNVPSSTWNKFLSYMNILGEREVGTSMAKVSILNVRPKPNLVAAEAIMKVSVLPLRFHVDQDTLDFMTRFFDFRDSRFELPPDEILYIQKFEISPIKLKVDYKPKKVDFIGLRSGRTAEFANFFILDGSKITLPRAHLFGMSGVPELMRGLGKAWAPVFQSTQVLGIVSGVSSLRSVVNIGGGFKDLYVVSRKEYQKDGRFWRSLQKGTSSFAKTTGYELVNMGVKLASGTQVLLEQGEEMLGGEGSSSRANRTTRRGSDEGLDTSMDLGEAKSRNNGGGSGNVLLSSQILSKQAAEKYGDDFRFNGQKKLYSNYEFDDEEDDTFGIDREFLNKSIFLLPEDEEANTRNLSTLNESDEDGNEKNMNLATGGESIEEDDDERYDVYAFDEVDEDELKQKMVSLYSNQPETFQQGLLSAYRSLGKNFKLTGKQLTRLKKELDKQETVQDSIVTVLKNSPVILIRPMIGTTEALSKALMGIGNVIDPKHMVEIKDKYRSESSDDGK
- a CDS encoding Las1 bud formation and morphogenesis protein, with protein sequence MKGTPIVTAYRSNEDLLELKKWFYDFDDAQDNRKRAIEKVKILLTRGRLPHGIEATSILTSVLLRDDDDDLDMDSNVAQLAYTMALIRFVNGLLDPFQQSNYAIPMQLLAKQLNLPTFFVELRHMGTHENLPSLDILRIATKDALTWLYDNYWCHVEGDGESEPLVNAEADAYAEVVNFRFIQFEEQISGFMVYEDLKTFKKLRKDNLEMPLFTNDCNDQDTFKLRKCVGELAEFCNSDPELLADLLIRRYYLIYPHQKLEAKGIKHNPLLKKLYIPLVDELGVRLIVSLFIKISKLLDGKELGEVNRRVYKKLGFAITFSETEVAQLVEWLPYIIKKMLSSPFSEENFTQIQISNQKELLKSVFDRVSSFCKHDDSLLVKLLQVMKESTRENVDPNLLKEINDNYDEAVKRANKKSFDLPPSLDEILAESVEKRQLQDEKQNTNRKRSKNANSSEKKVYLMEPHDDWTPTPFGMPV